The genome window CAGCGACTCCCGAACCGTCTCGTTTCCGGGCACCTGCTGGAAGACCGCTGCAAGGTAGCGAGACGGCGTTTCGACTCGGCTCATTGCCTCTTCGATCGCCGCACCGCAGGAGTAGACTCGGTCGTCCGTCAGCAGGTGTGCACACTCCTCGTAGTCGTCGGGGAGACGCGCTAGCTGATCCGGCGTGAGTTCCTCGAAGCCGACGAGTTCGAACTCGCCGCGCTCGGCGGCGAACGCTGCACACCAGGTACAGAAGCCACAGTCGTCGTCGTAGACCAGCCGCGGCGCTGGCCGCTGGCTCGAGCCCGATTCGATACCGGCCGCGTCCGCACCTGAAGGGGTCATGGGAATGCTACGGGCTCGGCACCCAAAAGCCCGACTCCCGTTCACCGCGGTAGGGGCCAATTAGCCACTGCCGTTCGAGCCCGGAGACGAGTCCGTACTTTTAAGTCGCCGTCAGCCGTTTGGGACTGTTAGCAATGGCCATAGATCCGCAGTTCAACGAGAACCGAGAGAAGGTAGGCGAAGAAAACGGCGTCGCCGTCTGGGGTCCCGTCGACGAACCCGAAGAGCTCGGCATCCGAGGTACGCACGTCGCGGTCGACTTCGACCTCTGTCTCGCTGACGGTGCCTGTCTCGAGGACTGCCCTGTCGATGTCTTCGAGTGGGTCGACACGCCCGGCCATCCCGAAAGCGAGCGAAAGGCTGAACCGACAAACGAAGCCCAGTGTATCGACTGTATGCTCTGTGTCGACGTCTGTCCGGTCGACGCCATCGACGTCGATGCCGGACGAACCGCATAACCTCTCGAGTCCTCGAGAATAGAACCGTTATTCGGCGCGGTCGACGTCGACTTTCTCCTTCAACGTCTCCAGCCCGTCGGCTTCGGCGAGTTCCTGGAGCCGTTCCCGGAAGTGCTCCTCGCAAAGCCCGACTTTGAGGCCTTCAGATTCGGCGGCAAAGGCGGCCTCGCTGTCGCAGTAGTGGCAGTTCATGTGCGGGCGTAGGGGCCACGTCGCATTGAACCCTCCGCTCCCGGCGATGTTCCGTCAGTCGAGACCGAGCTCGAGTCGGTCGAACGCCGCCCGTGAGAGCCCGGCACGTCCGAGTACGTCGTCGTGGGCATCGCTCCCACCGGTGGCGACCAGTTCGTATCGTTCGATCGCCCGCTCGACGGGCGTCACGTCGACGTCCCGTGCGTAGGGGTACCATCGCTCGATAGCGTCGAGGTGGGCTCCCAGCCCGAGTGCCTGTTCGGGATCGCGGTACCGTAGCGGGTGTGCGAGCGAGACGAGTCGACCGGCGTCGGCGAGGACTCGCCGTCCGTGGTCGAACGACGGCACGTCTCGCGGGACGAAACACGGACCGTCGTTACCGATCAGTCGATCGAACGCCTCCCCGTACCCGTAGTCGGTGTCGGGATGGGCCTCGATGGCTCGGGCAACGTGTGGTCGACCAAAGCCGTCGGTAACGGTAACTCGGAGGTCGACGCCCAGTTCGTCTTCGACCTTCTCGACGATCGCTCGGCCGCGTTCGATTCTATTCGTCTGGATTCCCTCGACCAGCGCCTCGAGATCGGATGTTGGCTCGATTCCGTACCCGAGTAGATCGACGCGTTGGCCAGCGTCGGTCTCGACGCGCAGTTCGATCCCGTGGACGACCGTCACGCCGTCTCGCTCGATGGCAGGCTCGTCGAACGGTTGCAGTCGGTCGTGGTCCGTCACGGCGACGACGTTCACGTTGGCGCGCCGAGCGGCGGCGGGGATCGCCTCGAGTTCGAGGCTTCCGTCCGAGCGCGTCGTGTGAACGTGCAGATCGGCGTAGGGCATAGCTCACTCGAGCGGTCGGCGGCCTATAGGCGTTTCTCAGTGTCCGTGCCCCGTTTGCGGGCCGTCACTGAGTTTGCAGCAACTCTTCGTTGCGTGTCAACGAGCGACATATAAGGTATGGGGTTGTCCTAGAGATCGTTTATGGACAATGTTTATAATCATTGTTCACCCAGAAACGTATTGTAATGCTGCTCAATGGCACCGGCGAGGTCATCGACGACCACGAGTACCCCGCAACCACCGAGGAAATGATCGAGGCACACGGCGACCGCACCCTCGAACTCCCAAACGGCTCCGAGACGGTCGGTGATGTACTCGCCCGCCTCGAGACGGAAACCTTCGAAAACCCTGAAGACGCGCGCTTTGCCGTCTACTCCGCAGTGAGCGACAAAGCCGTCGGTCGCGTCGGCTACAGCGACCGCGACCCGACTCCCGTCGGAAGCCCGTACGCTCCCGACGCTGTGTCGTTTTAACCCTTAGTAGGGCGTTTTCGACGGCCGAGTTCGTCTGCGAGCCTGCCGTTCGTTCAGGCGTGGTCGACTCGCTGTCAGTAGCTGGCCCGTCCCATCCTCTCAGAACTCGTCGATGACGGGAATTCCTTCGGTCTCGTAGTCAGTCATCGCCTCGAGTTTGTCGTTGACGTCCTCGAGACCGATCGTCTCGGAGACGACGTCCGCGGGTCGGAGTTTGCCGGTCGCGACCAGCCGGAAGATTTCGTCGTAGCGGGTCGGCGGCATGCCGAGCGAGCCGATGAACTCGATCTCTTGCATGACCATCGCGTCGGTCGGCAGTTCGATCGTCCCCTGTTCGTCCTGGGTGGTGAGTCCGACCTGGAGGTGCTGGCCGTGCGTTCCCAGACTCTTCACCGAGTTCTGGCAGGTCGCGGCGATCCCGAGGGCGTCCATCGAGACGTCGGCACCGCCGTCGGCGATCGCTTTCACCTCGGCGGCGACGTTCTCGGCGTCGCCCGCATTCACCGTCTCGACGGCGCCGAGTTCGCGTGCTTTCTCGAGCTTTCCGTCGTCCAGATCGACTGCGATCACGTTCGCGCCGAGGGCGTCGGCGATGTGGACCGCCGAAAGGCCGACGCCGCCGACGCCGTGGACCGATACCCAGTCGCCCGCCTCGACGTCGGCCCGGTGAGCGAGTGCGTGAAACGACGTCATAAACCGGCAGCCGAGCCCGGCCATGTCGACCGACGAGACGCCATCGGGCAGGGAGACCAGGTTGTGGTCGGCGAACGGCACGTGAAGCTCCTCGGCGAACGCGCCCTGAACCGGCTCGACGAATCCGAGCGGCATTACGTTCTCACAGGTGTTCGAAAATCCTCGCCGACACTGTGGACACGTCCCGTCACCGAGGTTGAACGGGACGGCCACGTGATCGCCCTCCGAGACGGTCGTTACGTCCTCGCCGACGGCGACAACGGTTCCCGCGGGCTCGTGGCCGAGGATCTGTCCCGGCTGGGTCTCGAGCCCGAGCCAGCCCCAGTCACCCTGCCAGCCGTGCCAGTCGCTCCGGCAGACCCCGCAGGCTTCGACCTCGACGACCGCACCCTTCGGGTCGGGTTCGGGTGCGTCGATGTCTTCGATCGAGAGTGGTTCTCCGTGTTCCTCGAGAATTGCTGCGCGCATAGCCGCCATACACTACGATAACAGGACACATATATCAATCCCCTAACGTCGGATGAGCGTGCCGGGAGGTCCGTCGGTCGGCCTCGACTGCGCTCAGTCGGCGAACGTGATCGCGTCCTCGAGTTCGAGCGGGACCGATCCTTTCCGGTAGGCCTCGACGTGGCCGTTCGGGCGGGCGCGATAGACGACGGCGGGTCGGTGGTGGACCTCGGGTTGTTCGCCGCGGACGGCGTTCCAGGCGTCGTCCCGGAACGACGAACAGTCGACGAAGAGGACGGCACCGCCGCCGTGTTTGGCGAGCTGGCCGTCGGTTTTCGTCTCGGCGGTGTCGCGGACGGCGGCGACGGGGCCGGCGGCCGCACGGTTCTTCGGTGGCTGGGGGCGAGTCACCTCGACGAGGACGTTCGTCCTGTCGTCGACTGCACGGAAGTCGAGTGAGTGTCCGGTCGTCACCTCGATTTCGGGTTCGACCCGGTATCCGGCTTCGGTAAGCACCCTCGCGGCGATGAACTCGCCCATCGCGGCGCTCATCCGGACGCGGTCGACGTGGCTGCTCGTCCCGAGCTTGCCCGACATAACGTGTCGGTACTCATCGAGCGCCCCGGTCTCGAGGAACTCCTCGAAGTAACGAGTCGTCTCGCGCCGGCCGGCGTCGGGGAAACCGGCGGCGTGTTCGCGAAAGAACGCACGGGTCGCCTCTCGGCCGTCTTTGGACATGAAGACGGGCAGGAAGAACCACG of Natrarchaeobaculum sulfurireducens contains these proteins:
- a CDS encoding thiol-disulfide oxidoreductase DCC family protein, with amino-acid sequence MTPSGADAAGIESGSSQRPAPRLVYDDDCGFCTWCAAFAAERGEFELVGFEELTPDQLARLPDDYEECAHLLTDDRVYSCGAAIEEAMSRVETPSRYLAAVFQQVPGNETVRESLYREVADRRALFGKLASREPPARRDS
- a CDS encoding 4Fe-4S dicluster domain-containing protein; its protein translation is MAIDPQFNENREKVGEENGVAVWGPVDEPEELGIRGTHVAVDFDLCLADGACLEDCPVDVFEWVDTPGHPESERKAEPTNEAQCIDCMLCVDVCPVDAIDVDAGRTA
- a CDS encoding DUF6757 family protein gives rise to the protein MNCHYCDSEAAFAAESEGLKVGLCEEHFRERLQELAEADGLETLKEKVDVDRAE
- a CDS encoding PHP domain-containing protein, which encodes MPYADLHVHTTRSDGSLELEAIPAAARRANVNVVAVTDHDRLQPFDEPAIERDGVTVVHGIELRVETDAGQRVDLLGYGIEPTSDLEALVEGIQTNRIERGRAIVEKVEDELGVDLRVTVTDGFGRPHVARAIEAHPDTDYGYGEAFDRLIGNDGPCFVPRDVPSFDHGRRVLADAGRLVSLAHPLRYRDPEQALGLGAHLDAIERWYPYARDVDVTPVERAIERYELVATGGSDAHDDVLGRAGLSRAAFDRLELGLD
- a CDS encoding DUF5789 family protein, whose protein sequence is MLLNGTGEVIDDHEYPATTEEMIEAHGDRTLELPNGSETVGDVLARLETETFENPEDARFAVYSAVSDKAVGRVGYSDRDPTPVGSPYAPDAVSF
- a CDS encoding zinc-dependent alcohol dehydrogenase family protein, which gives rise to MRAAILEEHGEPLSIEDIDAPEPDPKGAVVEVEACGVCRSDWHGWQGDWGWLGLETQPGQILGHEPAGTVVAVGEDVTTVSEGDHVAVPFNLGDGTCPQCRRGFSNTCENVMPLGFVEPVQGAFAEELHVPFADHNLVSLPDGVSSVDMAGLGCRFMTSFHALAHRADVEAGDWVSVHGVGGVGLSAVHIADALGANVIAVDLDDGKLEKARELGAVETVNAGDAENVAAEVKAIADGGADVSMDALGIAATCQNSVKSLGTHGQHLQVGLTTQDEQGTIELPTDAMVMQEIEFIGSLGMPPTRYDEIFRLVATGKLRPADVVSETIGLEDVNDKLEAMTDYETEGIPVIDEF
- a CDS encoding DUF5784 family protein; its protein translation is MARPLRFRYSPDHWSEQRVRQQILQPLRSNIGARAVTPQYEIGANWETHRFEMQNGDVALFARNGEEAYWMGNTETPSSLWRTDKFGWREVPYRVTRWTQRELLATLYEEDPWLADYPHISWFFLPVFMSKDGREATRAFFREHAAGFPDAGRRETTRYFEEFLETGALDEYRHVMSGKLGTSSHVDRVRMSAAMGEFIAARVLTEAGYRVEPEIEVTTGHSLDFRAVDDRTNVLVEVTRPQPPKNRAAAGPVAAVRDTAETKTDGQLAKHGGGAVLFVDCSSFRDDAWNAVRGEQPEVHHRPAVVYRARPNGHVEAYRKGSVPLELEDAITFAD